From a region of the bacterium genome:
- the ispD gene encoding 2-C-methyl-D-erythritol 4-phosphate cytidylyltransferase — protein MGDVKRQAVRVAAVLLAAGSSSRMGGRDKIYAPLAGRPLVYYGLALFEECEEVDAVVAVAAPGAEKKLRRLASDYDFEKVRAVVAGGAARRDSAAAGLAAAAALASPDAAVLIHDAARPLATRALVRRLLAALATADGAVPAVALVDTLKRIGDDGAVESTPAREALRAAQTPQAFKLAAVADAYRAAARERWDVTDDAAALELAGGRVVSVEGERDNFKITFPEDLARAEAVLSHKKKGR, from the coding sequence GTGGGAGACGTAAAGCGACAAGCGGTACGCGTCGCGGCCGTGCTGCTGGCGGCCGGCTCCTCCAGCCGCATGGGTGGCCGCGACAAAATTTACGCGCCCCTCGCCGGGCGCCCTCTGGTATATTACGGCCTGGCCCTCTTCGAGGAATGTGAAGAAGTGGACGCGGTGGTGGCGGTGGCCGCGCCGGGCGCCGAAAAAAAACTACGCCGGCTCGCGTCGGACTACGACTTCGAAAAGGTGCGGGCCGTCGTCGCGGGCGGCGCGGCGCGGCGCGACTCGGCCGCCGCGGGGTTGGCCGCGGCCGCGGCACTCGCCTCCCCCGACGCCGCGGTCCTCATCCACGACGCGGCGCGCCCGCTGGCGACGCGGGCGCTGGTGCGCCGCCTGCTGGCGGCGCTCGCGACCGCCGACGGCGCGGTACCCGCGGTCGCGCTGGTCGATACCCTGAAGCGAATCGGCGACGACGGCGCCGTCGAAAGCACGCCGGCCCGCGAAGCTCTGCGCGCGGCGCAAACGCCGCAAGCTTTCAAGTTGGCCGCCGTCGCCGACGCCTACCGGGCCGCGGCGCGCGAACGGTGGGACGTGACCGACGACGCCGCGGCGCTGGAGCTAGCCGGCGGCCGCGTCGTATCCGTCGAGGGCGAACGCGACAACTTTAAAATAACCTTCCCCGAAGACCTCGCCCGGGCCGAGGCCGTTCTTTCCCACAAGAAAAAAGGCCGCTAG
- a CDS encoding TRAM domain-containing protein — protein sequence MLHILRFLLIAATSVVGYFFAPFISKAESAPFWGVVFGFAVGCLIVLVEILLERYSVQTLVAATLGLIAGLIGGNLLAYALSQTVEAPEYLYVLIVLVCGYTGTMLGAAKLRDLPLLASLGTRQGGGTILNVLDTSVIIDGRIADVIEAGFLPGTVVIPRFVLKEIQLIADSSNPLKRNRGRRGLEILNKIQKSALARVEILDKEYADVPTVDEKLLRLSEDLDASLVTNDYNLNQVAELQGVKILNLNNLANALKAVVLPGEMLAVQVVKEGKEAGQGVGYLDDGTMVVVENGRPRIGEGLDVLVTSVLQTAAGRMIFGKIPGSEDYVSSGPS from the coding sequence ATGCTCCACATTTTAAGATTCCTACTTATAGCCGCGACGTCGGTCGTCGGCTACTTCTTCGCGCCTTTCATATCCAAGGCGGAATCGGCGCCCTTCTGGGGAGTGGTCTTCGGCTTCGCCGTCGGCTGCCTTATAGTCCTGGTCGAAATCCTGTTGGAGCGTTACTCGGTTCAAACGCTGGTGGCGGCGACGTTGGGCCTCATCGCGGGCCTCATCGGCGGGAACCTCCTCGCCTACGCCCTATCGCAAACGGTGGAGGCGCCCGAATACCTGTACGTCTTAATCGTACTGGTCTGCGGCTACACCGGGACGATGTTGGGGGCGGCCAAACTCCGCGACTTGCCCCTCCTCGCTTCGCTCGGGACTCGGCAGGGCGGCGGTACGATCCTCAACGTACTCGATACCAGCGTCATCATAGACGGGCGCATCGCCGACGTCATCGAGGCCGGTTTCCTACCGGGGACGGTCGTCATCCCGCGATTCGTTCTGAAGGAAATCCAGCTCATAGCCGATTCGTCCAATCCCCTCAAACGCAATCGCGGCCGGCGCGGTTTGGAGATATTGAACAAGATCCAAAAGTCCGCTCTCGCCCGCGTCGAAATACTGGACAAGGAGTACGCCGACGTACCGACGGTGGACGAAAAGTTGCTCCGGCTATCGGAGGACCTCGACGCCAGCCTGGTGACCAACGACTACAACCTGAACCAGGTGGCCGAGCTCCAGGGCGTAAAGATTCTAAATTTGAATAACCTGGCCAACGCGCTCAAGGCCGTCGTCCTTCCCGGCGAGATGCTGGCGGTGCAGGTAGTGAAAGAGGGAAAGGAGGCCGGCCAGGGCGTCGGCTACCTCGACGACGGGACGATGGTCGTGGTGGAGAACGGCCGGCCGCGCATCGGCGAAGGGCTCGACGTCCTCGTAACGAGCGTACTCCAAACCGCGGCCGGGCGCATGATCTTCGGTAAGATACCCGGCTCCGAGGACTACGTAAGCTCCGGCCCGAGCTGA
- a CDS encoding regulatory protein RecX, whose protein sequence is MTTITALERQKRRPDRVSVFVDGAFAVGLSAAAARDLGLEVGRELAEDELRRMAFAAEVDGAYARALRYLRSRLRSRHEFEERLRRYGYEGDIVDAAVKLLTSRGLVDDGAFAGAWVRDRVRLKPKGRRALRAELAAKGVAPEAVEAALAENVDEDEEGLARRALAPRREAFRAKGERKGRAAITSFLARRGFDAGIARRLAYELFST, encoded by the coding sequence GTGACCACGATAACGGCCCTCGAGCGCCAAAAACGCCGCCCCGACCGGGTATCGGTATTCGTCGACGGCGCGTTCGCGGTGGGGCTGTCGGCGGCGGCCGCGCGCGACCTAGGGTTGGAGGTAGGCCGAGAGCTCGCGGAAGACGAGTTGCGGCGTATGGCCTTCGCCGCCGAGGTGGACGGCGCGTACGCCCGGGCGCTGAGGTACTTGCGTTCCCGCCTGCGAAGCCGGCACGAATTCGAAGAACGCCTCCGGCGGTACGGCTACGAAGGCGACATCGTAGACGCCGCGGTCAAGCTGCTGACGAGCCGCGGCCTGGTGGACGACGGGGCGTTCGCCGGCGCGTGGGTCCGCGACCGCGTGCGACTCAAACCCAAAGGCCGTCGCGCGCTGCGGGCGGAGCTCGCGGCCAAGGGCGTCGCCCCCGAAGCGGTAGAGGCGGCGCTCGCCGAAAACGTCGACGAGGATGAGGAGGGGCTGGCGAGGCGAGCGCTCGCTCCCCGCCGCGAGGCGTTTAGGGCCAAAGGTGAACGGAAGGGCCGGGCGGCGATTACGTCGTTTCTCGCGCGCCGCGGTTTCGACGCGGGAATCGCGCGCCGCCTGGCGTACGAATTGTTTTCGACCTAA
- the recA gene encoding recombinase RecA: MATAGEERDVSLQHAVDGIKKKYGETVLMRVGDDKSRANVDVVPTGSLSLDAALGVGGIPRGRIVEIFGPEASGKTTLALHLIAEAQKLGGHAALVDLEYAFPLEYARTLGVDVDELWVSQPDSGEQALDIVEQLVRSNAVDVVVIDSVAALVPRAELEGEMGDAHMGLQARLMSQALRKLTGVISRTKSIVVFINQIRIKIGVMFGNPETTPGGNALKFYTSVRLDIRRIATIKEGDTAVGNRVRVKVVKNKVAPPFRQAEFDIVYGEGISALGDMLDLGAARNIVEKSGTWYSYGDERLGQGRANAVKFLKENPKLARELEATLRTELGIRAPESPPAGEDAPASDQ; the protein is encoded by the coding sequence ATGGCGACCGCAGGTGAAGAAAGAGACGTTTCGTTACAACACGCCGTCGACGGGATAAAGAAAAAATACGGCGAGACGGTCCTGATGCGCGTGGGCGACGATAAATCGCGGGCCAACGTGGACGTCGTCCCGACGGGGAGCCTGAGCCTCGACGCGGCGCTGGGCGTGGGCGGCATTCCGCGAGGCCGCATCGTCGAGATCTTCGGGCCGGAAGCTTCGGGCAAGACGACGCTGGCGCTGCACCTCATCGCCGAGGCGCAGAAGTTGGGCGGCCACGCGGCGCTGGTGGACTTGGAGTACGCCTTCCCGCTGGAGTACGCGCGCACCCTGGGCGTGGACGTGGACGAGCTCTGGGTCTCGCAGCCCGACTCCGGCGAGCAAGCCCTCGACATCGTCGAGCAGCTGGTCCGGTCGAACGCCGTAGACGTGGTCGTCATCGATTCCGTCGCGGCGCTCGTGCCCCGCGCCGAGCTGGAGGGGGAGATGGGAGACGCTCACATGGGGCTCCAGGCCCGGCTTATGTCGCAAGCTCTGCGGAAGTTGACCGGCGTCATCTCGCGCACGAAATCCATCGTGGTCTTCATCAATCAAATTCGCATAAAGATCGGCGTCATGTTCGGCAACCCGGAGACGACGCCGGGAGGGAACGCCCTCAAGTTCTATACGTCGGTCCGGCTCGACATCCGGCGCATCGCCACCATTAAAGAGGGCGACACCGCGGTTGGCAACCGCGTCCGCGTCAAGGTCGTGAAGAACAAAGTGGCGCCGCCGTTCCGCCAGGCCGAGTTCGATATCGTGTACGGCGAGGGGATATCGGCGCTGGGGGATATGCTGGACCTGGGAGCGGCGCGCAACATCGTCGAGAAGTCGGGGACGTGGTATTCGTACGGCGACGAGCGGTTGGGACAAGGCCGCGCCAACGCCGTAAAATTTTTAAAAGAAAACCCGAAACTCGCGCGGGAGCTCGAGGCGACGCTGCGGACTGAACTGGGAATAAGAGCCCCGGAAAGCCCGCCGGCGGGGGAAGACGCTCCCGCCTCCGACCAATAA
- the thpR gene encoding RNA 2',3'-cyclic phosphodiesterase, protein MRLFVAAELPASHRASLADACESGRRGGVRWVPAENVHLTLKFLGEVEEKLVPKVEEALAAVAAAAEPFALSLSDCGCFPNTRAPRVLWVGLGEGAAAAGALAAAVDKALEPLGFAREKRPFKPHLTIGRVKEPRGAAATAARKIEQLDGFAAPAEQLEAVALVKSTLTPEGSIYEEIGRWRLGGD, encoded by the coding sequence GTGAGGTTATTCGTAGCGGCGGAGCTCCCGGCGAGCCACCGGGCGTCGCTGGCCGACGCGTGCGAAAGCGGCCGGCGCGGCGGCGTGCGGTGGGTCCCGGCCGAAAACGTCCACCTGACGTTGAAGTTCCTGGGTGAAGTCGAGGAGAAACTGGTACCGAAGGTTGAGGAGGCGCTGGCGGCGGTCGCGGCCGCGGCCGAGCCGTTCGCGCTCTCGCTGTCGGACTGCGGCTGCTTCCCCAACACCCGGGCGCCGCGCGTTCTATGGGTCGGCCTGGGCGAGGGCGCGGCGGCGGCGGGGGCGCTGGCGGCGGCGGTGGATAAGGCGCTCGAGCCGCTGGGCTTCGCCCGCGAGAAGCGGCCTTTCAAACCGCACCTCACGATAGGCCGGGTCAAAGAACCCCGCGGGGCCGCGGCGACGGCGGCCCGGAAGATCGAGCAGCTCGACGGATTCGCCGCGCCGGCGGAGCAACTCGAGGCCGTGGCGCTGGTCAAATCCACCCTTACGCCCGAGGGTTCGATATACGAGGAAATCGGGCGTTGGCGCCTGGGCGGCGATTAA
- a CDS encoding competence/damage-inducible protein A, whose product MDATVIAIGDELLMGKTVNNNAAYLSRRLAALGIATRRQLVVGDVDADIVAALEQARALTPLAVMTGGLGPTEDDRTLAAVAKHLGLELVLHRPTLKEIERRFARRGIEMPAVNVGQARVPAGSHVLANPLGTAPGIVVEPAGFVLCLLPGVPAEMEYIFEHGLVPFLEKKGYVGERVYEKQLHATGLPESAVAERLAGVEVPAGVHLAYLPQTAQVNLRIWGAAPDEETFRERAAPVAKAIREALGAHLFGEDGAALEQVVGEALDARGETLALAESCTGGLIAKRVTDVAGASSWFVGGVVSYANEAKVNLLGVAAATLATRGAVSEETAREMAEGARARFGATYALAVTGVAGPSGGTPEKPVGTTWFALAEEGRTTSDTRSFGGGRGWVRLRASQHALDMLRLRLRAKGEKR is encoded by the coding sequence ATGGACGCGACCGTCATCGCCATCGGCGACGAGCTCTTGATGGGTAAAACGGTTAACAACAACGCCGCGTACCTGTCGCGGCGGTTGGCCGCGCTCGGCATCGCGACGCGGCGCCAACTCGTCGTGGGGGACGTGGACGCCGACATCGTCGCCGCGCTCGAGCAGGCGCGCGCGCTGACGCCCCTCGCGGTCATGACCGGCGGCCTGGGCCCCACCGAGGATGACCGCACGCTGGCCGCGGTCGCGAAACACCTGGGCCTCGAGCTCGTGCTGCACCGGCCCACGCTCAAAGAGATCGAGCGGCGCTTCGCACGACGCGGCATCGAAATGCCCGCGGTCAACGTGGGCCAGGCCCGCGTCCCGGCGGGCTCCCACGTATTGGCCAACCCGCTGGGGACCGCGCCCGGCATCGTCGTCGAACCGGCGGGTTTCGTACTGTGTCTCCTGCCCGGCGTGCCGGCCGAGATGGAGTACATCTTCGAGCACGGCCTGGTCCCGTTTTTGGAGAAGAAAGGCTACGTCGGAGAGCGGGTTTACGAGAAACAACTCCACGCCACCGGCCTGCCGGAATCGGCGGTGGCCGAGCGGCTGGCGGGCGTGGAAGTCCCCGCGGGGGTCCACCTCGCCTATCTCCCGCAAACGGCCCAGGTAAACCTCCGCATATGGGGCGCCGCGCCCGACGAGGAGACGTTTCGCGAGCGCGCGGCTCCGGTCGCAAAAGCCATCCGCGAAGCGCTCGGCGCCCACCTCTTCGGCGAAGACGGCGCCGCGCTCGAGCAGGTAGTGGGCGAAGCGTTGGACGCGCGGGGCGAGACGCTCGCGCTGGCGGAGTCGTGCACCGGCGGCCTTATCGCCAAGCGCGTGACGGACGTCGCCGGCGCCTCGAGCTGGTTCGTCGGCGGCGTCGTCTCGTACGCCAACGAGGCGAAGGTAAACCTGTTGGGCGTCGCGGCGGCGACGCTCGCGACCCGCGGTGCGGTGAGCGAGGAGACGGCGCGCGAGATGGCCGAGGGGGCGCGGGCGCGCTTCGGCGCGACGTACGCGTTGGCCGTGACCGGCGTCGCCGGCCCGAGCGGCGGCACACCCGAGAAACCGGTGGGCACGACGTGGTTCGCGCTGGCGGAGGAAGGCCGGACGACGAGCGATACGCGTTCCTTCGGCGGCGGCCGCGGCTGGGTCCGCCTCCGCGCGTCGCAGCACGCCCTCGACATGTTGCGGCTGCGTTTGCGCGCGAAAGGAGAGAAGCGGTGA
- a CDS encoding DUF2079 domain-containing protein, which produces MGQLVIVAAAAAAAAAVAWLAPRFRRPAAPDRSRARAALLLAAAAAAFAVTFIYLANKKFDAFWAPAVDLGIQHHVFWAGGRGGFLYQTVLFARPHLNHVALVNQLLSPLSLAFPSARTLIVLQVLALASAAVPAYLIARRHTASRYLALAFALSPLFFASLHWVALYDFHPRTFAPALVLWAFWAFEAGRPRLGLLCFFLTTLLLEELALYTCAAGLFIILGLKQTRWGALVAAFSLVHFLAATYVIYPQLMDVTDLASNPILHTFGVAGSPVDLLKYAFRHPAFFLARAADPARAAYLLHMLTPWAFLPAAAGWGWLAYVTPITYALFSRVPSHYAIQYQYVMPLVPFLVYFAVRAWGRVEEWVGRKGWSVGWARRAATAYLIFAGVASAATFGPLGVRYNRSWYYVEPWVRRFPKVARFVSRDDSLAASMFLLPHFSERWRIYLHPHKFRYVKELLPREVVICTARLGEPWKTPPVVSEHRSRIRLVKLLRNEKYGCVYADGDYVMLRRGVTPVIPAKKAFEWTFQVLEEDAFDYNVGVPVFDERARNRRALYCTAEQGPLGAMARAGPYYWPRGAVKVNYRMAVCEPASPFAPAAELVVVERPDDRPPAPVAVRRVMPADLPAAGTYGWAAVAFECRKERRYEFQLYPLGNGDVYLDYIHVEAPKLSLEWAFRNTKSDEERKILAAEGAALMRFHQAPPPAFELR; this is translated from the coding sequence ATGGGGCAGCTCGTTATCGTCGCGGCCGCGGCCGCGGCGGCCGCCGCCGTCGCCTGGCTCGCGCCGAGGTTTAGACGCCCCGCGGCGCCGGACCGTAGTCGCGCCCGGGCGGCGCTCCTGCTGGCCGCGGCGGCCGCGGCCTTCGCCGTCACCTTCATCTACCTCGCCAATAAGAAGTTCGACGCGTTCTGGGCGCCGGCGGTGGACCTGGGCATACAACACCACGTCTTCTGGGCCGGCGGCCGGGGCGGTTTCCTGTACCAGACGGTCCTCTTCGCCCGGCCCCACCTCAACCACGTCGCGTTGGTTAACCAACTGCTCTCGCCGCTGTCGCTGGCGTTTCCGAGCGCGCGCACGCTCATCGTCCTCCAGGTCTTAGCCCTGGCGTCCGCGGCGGTACCGGCGTACCTCATCGCCCGCCGCCACACCGCCTCGCGCTACCTCGCGTTGGCGTTCGCGCTGTCGCCGCTGTTCTTCGCGTCGTTACACTGGGTCGCCCTCTACGACTTCCATCCGCGGACGTTCGCGCCGGCGCTGGTGCTGTGGGCGTTTTGGGCCTTCGAGGCCGGCAGGCCCCGCCTCGGCCTGCTGTGCTTCTTCCTCACCACCCTCCTACTCGAGGAACTGGCGCTGTACACTTGCGCCGCGGGCCTGTTCATCATCTTGGGGTTGAAACAAACCCGTTGGGGCGCGCTCGTCGCCGCGTTCTCGCTCGTCCACTTCCTCGCCGCGACGTACGTCATCTACCCGCAGCTCATGGACGTCACGGACCTCGCCTCCAATCCCATCCTGCATACCTTCGGCGTCGCCGGCTCGCCGGTGGACCTTCTCAAATACGCGTTTCGTCACCCGGCGTTCTTCCTCGCGCGCGCGGCCGACCCGGCGCGGGCGGCGTACCTGCTCCACATGCTGACGCCGTGGGCGTTCCTGCCGGCGGCCGCGGGATGGGGATGGCTGGCGTACGTCACGCCCATAACGTACGCCCTGTTCTCGCGGGTGCCCAGCCACTACGCCATCCAGTACCAGTACGTGATGCCGCTGGTCCCGTTCCTCGTCTACTTCGCCGTGCGGGCGTGGGGGCGCGTCGAAGAGTGGGTAGGCCGCAAGGGGTGGTCCGTCGGATGGGCGCGGCGGGCCGCGACGGCGTATTTAATATTCGCCGGCGTAGCGTCGGCGGCGACGTTCGGGCCGTTGGGGGTTCGCTACAACCGGTCGTGGTACTACGTCGAACCGTGGGTGCGTCGCTTTCCGAAAGTAGCACGCTTCGTTTCCCGAGACGACTCGCTCGCGGCGTCGATGTTCCTCCTACCCCATTTCTCGGAGCGGTGGCGCATCTATTTACATCCTCATAAATTCCGATACGTAAAAGAGCTGCTGCCGCGCGAGGTCGTGATATGCACCGCGCGACTGGGCGAACCGTGGAAGACGCCGCCCGTCGTCTCGGAGCACCGCAGCCGTATACGCCTCGTCAAGTTATTGAGAAACGAGAAGTACGGCTGCGTATACGCCGACGGCGACTACGTTATGCTAAGGCGGGGGGTAACGCCGGTTATCCCGGCCAAGAAAGCGTTCGAGTGGACCTTTCAAGTGCTCGAGGAGGACGCCTTCGACTACAACGTCGGCGTCCCGGTCTTCGACGAGCGGGCGCGCAACCGCCGGGCCCTTTACTGTACCGCCGAGCAAGGTCCGTTGGGCGCGATGGCGCGCGCGGGCCCCTATTACTGGCCGCGGGGGGCCGTAAAGGTAAACTACCGCATGGCGGTATGCGAGCCGGCGAGCCCCTTCGCACCCGCCGCCGAGCTGGTAGTAGTCGAACGGCCCGACGACCGGCCGCCGGCCCCGGTCGCCGTTCGCCGCGTTATGCCGGCCGACCTCCCCGCGGCCGGGACGTACGGCTGGGCGGCGGTGGCTTTCGAGTGCCGAAAGGAACGCCGTTACGAATTCCAACTGTACCCGCTGGGCAACGGCGACGTTTACCTCGACTACATTCACGTCGAGGCGCCGAAGCTGTCGCTGGAGTGGGCTTTTCGGAATACTAAGAGCGACGAGGAAAGGAAGATACTCGCGGCCGAAGGCGCGGCGCTGATGCGCTTCCACCAGGCGCCGCCGCCGGCGTTCGAGCTGCGATAA
- a CDS encoding phosphatidylglycerophosphatase A: protein MAGQLQRRLATFVASVAYLGYSPLAPGTVGTLGALAVYWWLLPANHYVVMGVAAAATAAAVWAGGVAEEVWGKKDPGRVCVDEFAGYFVAVAFLPKTLAYAVFAFILFRAFDVLKPFPAGRSQRLPRGWGIMADDVVAALYANLILQAARAIARATGLLGNVFT from the coding sequence ATGGCGGGACAACTACAGCGGCGGCTCGCGACGTTCGTGGCCTCGGTGGCCTACCTCGGCTACTCGCCCCTGGCGCCCGGGACGGTAGGGACGCTGGGCGCGCTGGCCGTCTACTGGTGGCTCCTCCCGGCCAACCATTACGTCGTAATGGGCGTGGCCGCGGCGGCGACGGCGGCGGCCGTCTGGGCCGGCGGCGTAGCCGAGGAGGTTTGGGGAAAGAAAGACCCCGGCCGCGTGTGCGTAGACGAGTTCGCGGGGTACTTCGTCGCCGTCGCCTTTTTACCCAAGACCCTCGCGTACGCCGTCTTCGCGTTCATCCTTTTCCGCGCTTTCGACGTACTGAAGCCGTTTCCGGCGGGGCGGTCGCAGCGTTTACCGCGCGGCTGGGGCATAATGGCCGACGACGTCGTCGCGGCCTTATACGCCAACCTCATCCTCCAAGCCGCCCGGGCCATCGCCCGCGCGACCGGTTTACTGGGAAACGTCTTCACCTAA
- the pgsA gene encoding CDP-diacylglycerol--glycerol-3-phosphate 3-phosphatidyltransferase, whose protein sequence is MLNWPNLLTLLRILSAPVFLVFLLSNSAAHHTAAFFIFIGAIATDILDGYLARRLDCVTDFGKVIDPLADKVVVVTALVSFAGLGAVPLWMVLAIVVRELVITGFRAVAGAKGIYIYPTTLAKWKTAFQMAAIAGILGHSVAAHRLGNEWPGALDPVVDGAITFTLWVAVVLTLITGVWYLWKNRQVLADVFVR, encoded by the coding sequence GTGCTTAATTGGCCCAACCTACTCACCTTGCTTCGAATTCTGTCCGCGCCCGTATTCTTGGTTTTCCTGCTCTCGAACTCGGCCGCACACCACACGGCGGCGTTCTTCATCTTCATAGGCGCCATCGCCACCGACATCCTCGACGGCTACCTCGCGCGACGGCTCGATTGCGTAACCGATTTCGGTAAAGTTATCGACCCGCTGGCCGACAAAGTCGTCGTCGTTACGGCGCTGGTGAGCTTCGCCGGCCTGGGCGCGGTCCCGCTGTGGATGGTCCTCGCCATCGTCGTCCGGGAGTTGGTCATAACGGGGTTCCGCGCCGTGGCCGGCGCGAAGGGCATTTACATCTACCCCACCACCCTCGCCAAATGGAAGACCGCGTTCCAGATGGCGGCCATCGCGGGGATACTGGGCCACTCGGTCGCGGCCCACCGGCTGGGAAATGAGTGGCCGGGGGCCCTCGACCCGGTGGTCGACGGCGCGATCACGTTCACGCTGTGGGTCGCGGTCGTGCTAACGCTCATCACGGGCGTGTGGTACCTCTGGAAGAACCGACAAGTCTTGGCGGACGTCTTCGTCCGTTAG
- the rimO gene encoding 30S ribosomal protein S12 methylthiotransferase RimO: MSRTLAVISLGCAKNLVDAEVAVGELLADGYELTPDEEAADVVLVNTCAFIAPARDEGRRVLAELSGRIKPDATLAVTGCWPQLAADAFAREFERVDVVLGVGAAARLAHAVREAASGRRVIDVGRPRPPLAGVAERPRLTAPHVSFLKIAEGCDHPCSFCTIPRLRGPYRSRDADDVVREAEYAAARGVAELILLAQDSSRYGEELGRGLNLAALLRRLDGAGVPWLRVLYLHPARLTEELLGAFADVEAVVNYVDVPLQHVAPHLLQAMGRPAWTPEEALARLEHVRASVPGAAFRTSFIVGFPGETDDDVELLADFIRAARLDHVGVFEFSPEEGTPAASLPDRPSREAAAARREELMLRQQDVLAELYRELRGRSFDVLVDRVTPEGVAVGRTYFQGPEGDPVTLIPDAGELTPGRFARVEIAGWEGYELVARAARGARRA, encoded by the coding sequence GTGAGCCGGACGCTAGCCGTCATAAGTCTCGGGTGTGCCAAGAACCTGGTCGACGCCGAAGTAGCGGTGGGCGAGCTCCTCGCCGACGGGTACGAATTGACGCCGGACGAAGAGGCCGCGGACGTCGTCCTCGTGAACACGTGCGCCTTCATAGCCCCCGCTCGCGACGAGGGACGCCGGGTACTGGCCGAGCTTTCGGGGCGCATAAAACCGGACGCGACGCTGGCCGTGACGGGCTGCTGGCCGCAACTCGCGGCCGACGCGTTCGCCCGGGAGTTCGAACGGGTAGACGTCGTACTGGGCGTGGGCGCGGCGGCCCGGCTGGCGCACGCGGTACGCGAAGCCGCGTCGGGCCGGCGCGTAATCGACGTCGGCCGGCCCCGGCCGCCGCTGGCCGGCGTCGCCGAGCGACCCCGCCTTACCGCGCCGCACGTATCGTTTCTTAAAATCGCCGAGGGGTGCGACCACCCCTGTTCCTTCTGCACCATCCCGCGGCTCCGCGGGCCCTACCGCTCGCGCGACGCCGACGACGTCGTGCGCGAGGCCGAGTACGCCGCGGCTCGAGGGGTAGCCGAGCTTATACTACTGGCGCAGGACTCGAGCCGCTACGGCGAGGAGCTGGGCCGCGGCCTGAACCTGGCGGCGTTGCTGCGGCGGCTCGACGGCGCCGGCGTGCCGTGGCTGCGTGTCCTCTACCTGCACCCGGCGCGGCTGACGGAAGAGCTGCTGGGCGCGTTCGCCGACGTCGAGGCCGTCGTCAACTACGTCGATGTCCCGCTCCAGCACGTCGCGCCCCATCTCCTGCAGGCCATGGGCCGGCCGGCTTGGACGCCCGAGGAGGCGCTGGCCCGGCTCGAGCACGTGCGCGCGTCGGTCCCGGGCGCGGCGTTCCGCACGAGCTTCATCGTCGGCTTCCCGGGGGAGACGGACGACGACGTCGAGCTGCTCGCCGACTTCATCCGGGCGGCGCGCCTCGACCACGTCGGCGTCTTCGAGTTCTCGCCGGAAGAGGGGACGCCGGCGGCCTCCTTGCCGGATAGGCCGTCGCGCGAAGCCGCGGCCGCGCGGCGCGAGGAGCTGATGCTGCGTCAACAGGACGTATTGGCCGAGCTCTACCGCGAGCTCCGCGGCCGCTCTTTCGACGTTCTCGTCGACCGCGTTACGCCGGAAGGGGTCGCCGTCGGGCGAACGTACTTCCAAGGGCCGGAGGGCGACCCCGTCACGCTAATCCCGGACGCCGGGGAGCTTACGCCGGGACGTTTCGCGCGCGTCGAAATCGCCGGCTGGGAAGGCTACGAGCTCGTGGCGCGCGCGGCCCGGGGGGCGCGCCGTGCTTAA
- a CDS encoding outer membrane lipoprotein carrier protein LolA: MAKTLYKFAFLCWFVANAAAPTAAVWPYDASPSISADELLARVTKRYKALDDFRADVVVATSSPHLGETSSSAGVLYSRQPNLVRVEFREPLEQTIVFDGEYMYVYIPGGTQVLRYAGPGLSYLADLPRALDNLSADYDVALAAETGGGTYELHLDAKREPAPFPEIRMWIDRERLVAVRADFYDAARNSTSYRFSAYEFNPGLPASLFSFDVPPGVEIVDVNEQNGP; encoded by the coding sequence GTGGCGAAGACGTTATATAAATTCGCGTTCCTATGCTGGTTCGTCGCGAACGCCGCGGCTCCGACCGCGGCGGTTTGGCCTTACGACGCGTCGCCGTCGATAAGCGCCGACGAGCTACTCGCCCGCGTCACCAAACGGTACAAAGCGCTGGACGACTTCCGGGCCGACGTCGTCGTGGCGACCTCCTCGCCCCACCTGGGCGAGACCTCCTCGAGCGCCGGCGTTCTCTATTCGCGCCAACCGAACCTGGTGCGCGTCGAGTTCCGCGAGCCGCTCGAGCAGACCATCGTCTTCGACGGCGAGTACATGTACGTCTACATCCCCGGCGGCACCCAGGTCCTCCGCTACGCCGGCCCCGGCCTCTCGTACCTGGCCGACTTGCCCCGGGCGCTCGACAACCTATCGGCCGACTACGACGTCGCGCTGGCCGCCGAAACCGGCGGCGGGACGTACGAGCTCCACCTCGACGCCAAGAGAGAACCGGCGCCGTTCCCCGAGATACGGATGTGGATCGACCGCGAACGCCTCGTCGCGGTGCGCGCCGACTTCTACGATGCCGCCCGCAACTCCACGTCGTACCGGTTCTCGGCGTACGAATTCAACCCGGGCCTGCCGGCGAGCCTTTTCTCCTTCGACGTCCCGCCGGGGGTCGAAATCGTCGACGTGAACGAACAAAACGGTCCGTGA